Proteins from a genomic interval of Gordonia sp. SL306:
- a CDS encoding MarR family transcriptional regulator: protein MTISHLEMTDMTLPDRTLSGELSLAIVRLARRLRGRRVSKVVSLTQLSALSTLHHEGPMSPGALALAERVQPPSMTRVIASLSDLGMVRREPHPTDGRQAIVTLAERGNEVITAELDAREEWLSARLAELTPHDRGQLAAIVPIINKLINGDDDAR from the coding sequence ATGACTATCTCGCACCTCGAAATGACGGATATGACCTTGCCGGACAGAACGCTGTCCGGTGAGTTGTCGCTGGCGATCGTCCGACTCGCCAGACGGCTTCGAGGGCGCCGGGTCAGCAAGGTCGTGTCGTTGACGCAGTTGTCCGCGCTGTCGACACTCCACCACGAAGGTCCCATGTCGCCGGGTGCGCTGGCCCTCGCCGAACGGGTGCAGCCGCCATCCATGACACGGGTGATCGCGTCGCTCTCGGACCTCGGGATGGTGCGGCGTGAACCGCATCCCACCGACGGGCGGCAGGCGATCGTCACCCTTGCCGAACGCGGCAACGAGGTGATCACCGCCGAACTCGACGCCCGCGAGGAGTGGTTGAGTGCGCGGCTGGCAGAGCTGACGCCCCACGACCGAGGTCAGCTCGCGGCCATCGTCCCGATCATCAACAAGCTCATCAACGGCGACGACGACGCACGCTGA
- a CDS encoding GNAT family N-acetyltransferase produces the protein MSNLQAASSALTVARATDADWDEIFATDARAFLMTNPLSAAEQADMRGKVDDADVVLVRDPDGLAGRPLVGVSMFYRMAMTLPGGAAHPAAGLSWVSVAATHRRRGILRTMITDLFDQWEAEDQLFAILTASEATIYERFGFGPTCFAQDVTVDLGAAKMRHRADRAHSPVNYATGDEVARHIPELHARWTATRPGALARPQSWWDPILADRASQRPAHSSGMHYLLHPDGYAAYRINQSTQPTRGDIAEVVAATDEAHTDLWRVLVGLDLMPTVTASIPVDDPLPVSLTNHRAVSVTGVRDTMWLRILDVPRALGSRRFAADLDVVIEVTDEFRGRGGIFDVSIRDGGAIVAPSSATPTVRMDISVLGSIFLGGTPARRFAAAERLWTDSADTLAALDRAFATDRAPFAGTFF, from the coding sequence GTGAGTAATCTGCAGGCCGCTTCATCCGCGCTCACCGTGGCCCGTGCCACCGATGCGGACTGGGACGAGATCTTCGCGACCGACGCGCGCGCCTTCCTGATGACCAACCCGCTGTCGGCGGCCGAGCAGGCGGACATGCGGGGCAAGGTCGACGACGCCGACGTGGTCCTGGTGCGCGATCCCGACGGGCTCGCAGGCCGGCCACTCGTCGGCGTCTCGATGTTCTATCGCATGGCCATGACGTTGCCGGGCGGAGCGGCGCACCCCGCGGCCGGGCTCTCCTGGGTGTCGGTGGCCGCGACCCACCGCCGACGCGGCATCCTGCGGACGATGATCACGGACCTGTTCGATCAGTGGGAGGCCGAGGATCAGCTGTTCGCGATCCTCACCGCCAGCGAGGCCACCATCTACGAGCGATTCGGATTCGGCCCGACCTGTTTCGCGCAGGACGTCACCGTCGACCTCGGTGCCGCCAAGATGCGCCACCGAGCCGACCGCGCTCACTCGCCGGTCAACTACGCCACAGGTGACGAGGTGGCCCGCCACATCCCTGAACTCCACGCACGCTGGACGGCGACCCGCCCGGGTGCCCTGGCCCGCCCACAGTCGTGGTGGGACCCGATCCTGGCCGATCGTGCATCGCAGCGCCCGGCCCACAGCAGTGGTATGCACTATCTGCTCCACCCCGACGGTTACGCGGCGTACCGGATCAATCAGTCGACGCAACCGACCCGCGGGGACATCGCCGAGGTGGTCGCCGCCACGGATGAGGCACACACCGATCTGTGGCGGGTACTCGTGGGACTCGATCTCATGCCGACGGTCACGGCGTCGATCCCCGTCGACGATCCGCTGCCCGTCTCCCTCACGAACCATCGAGCGGTCTCGGTGACCGGCGTCCGCGACACGATGTGGCTCCGTATCCTCGATGTCCCGCGGGCACTCGGCTCCCGCCGCTTCGCGGCGGATCTCGACGTCGTGATCGAGGTGACGGACGAGTTCCGCGGCCGCGGAGGCATTTTCGACGTGTCCATCCGTGACGGCGGCGCGATCGTCGCACCCAGTTCGGCGACGCCGACAGTACGTATGGACATCTCCGTACTCGGATCGATCTTCCTCGGCGGCACGCCTGCGCGCAGATTCGCGGCGGCCGAGCGCCTGTGGACCGACAGCGCGGACACCCTCGCGGCCCTCGACCGCGCCTTCGCCACCGATCGGGCACCGTTCGCCGGGACGTTCTTCTAG
- a CDS encoding TrmH family RNA methyltransferase, translating to MATIRVDVIDIDDPADPRVDDFRDLNSVDRRPDLPALPGGRVGKGLVIAEGVLVVQRMIASRFSPHAFLGVDKRLTELADDLTAPSLDGVPFYRASAEVMAEVVGFHLNRGVLGAARRPPSLSVAEAIAGARTIAVLEGVNDHENIGSIFRNAAGLEVDAVLFGAGCADPLYRRCVRVSMGHALLVPFARFDDWPRGLTTLGDNGFRMISLTPGDGAVPLSGAVDAEKVAFLVGAEGPGLSETAMRASHVRARIPMSRGTDSLNVATAAAIAFYERARSGTMDG from the coding sequence GTGGCCACCATCCGAGTCGACGTCATCGACATCGACGACCCCGCCGATCCGCGGGTCGACGACTTTCGCGATCTGAACTCCGTCGACCGACGACCCGACCTGCCCGCGTTGCCGGGTGGTCGGGTGGGCAAGGGCCTGGTGATCGCCGAGGGGGTGCTTGTCGTGCAGCGGATGATCGCCTCGCGGTTTTCGCCGCACGCATTTCTCGGGGTGGACAAGCGGCTCACCGAGCTGGCCGACGACCTCACCGCGCCGTCGCTCGACGGTGTGCCCTTCTACCGCGCATCCGCGGAGGTGATGGCCGAGGTCGTCGGTTTTCACCTGAACCGAGGGGTTCTCGGGGCGGCCCGCCGGCCCCCATCACTGTCGGTCGCGGAAGCGATCGCGGGTGCGCGGACCATCGCGGTCCTCGAGGGCGTCAACGACCACGAGAACATCGGCAGCATCTTCCGCAATGCCGCGGGACTCGAGGTGGACGCCGTGCTGTTCGGTGCCGGATGCGCGGACCCGCTGTACCGCCGCTGCGTCCGGGTGTCGATGGGTCATGCGCTGCTCGTCCCATTCGCACGCTTCGACGATTGGCCGAGAGGACTGACCACGCTGGGCGACAACGGGTTCCGGATGATCTCGCTGACTCCCGGCGACGGTGCCGTCCCGCTGTCGGGTGCGGTCGACGCGGAGAAGGTCGCGTTTCTGGTCGGCGCGGAGGGCCCCGGATTGTCCGAGACGGCGATGCGCGCCAGCCATGTCCGCGCCCGGATCCCGATGAGCCGTGGCACCGACTCGCTCAATGTCGCGACGGCCGCGGCGATCGCGTTCTACGAACGTGCCCGATCGGGCACCATGGACGGATGA
- a CDS encoding DUF2537 domain-containing protein, protein MISTDRDGRRRIRLSVPDADRVVDEPTPWVLGLLVSAICALFATCLLVGVYELIGGVLSWLGLAAVVVVTVGLGWTLWDLRERPVWRWIVWGSIIGLLAGFGSTVALLAMGR, encoded by the coding sequence ATGATCTCGACAGATCGCGACGGCCGGCGACGGATCCGTCTGTCTGTGCCAGATGCCGACCGGGTCGTCGACGAGCCGACGCCGTGGGTTCTCGGTCTGCTGGTCTCGGCGATCTGTGCCCTGTTCGCCACGTGCTTGCTCGTCGGTGTCTACGAACTCATCGGTGGCGTGCTGAGCTGGCTCGGGTTGGCGGCCGTCGTGGTGGTCACGGTCGGACTGGGGTGGACACTGTGGGATCTGCGCGAGCGACCTGTCTGGCGATGGATCGTGTGGGGCAGCATCATCGGCCTGCTGGCCGGGTTCGGCTCGACGGTGGCGCTCCTCGCGATGGGCCGATGA
- a CDS encoding DUF6928 family protein: MSARAVTLWFIDSDNPVAELASPTNDVVAAQKLAEAIYGDRVLVPFADTDLATAAAAQDAHVYAGWYGRLAVITCSLFATTQPSTLTRTIASIRQSSAATVLYTDPETATGTFARWEHGELRRSFGADPVTIFEDCGLPYPFEREFWAGEHPLRYAPGVAPEPLALPFHPQHLAEQANREWLGFRFTRPRIEGDHDPSRIPVTAFAIHPADYVPGESDWRDYRSRSQVPVEQRPSDDTPNPAPPDHDPVRPTRQRGRIARYFGFGN; encoded by the coding sequence GTGTCGGCACGCGCGGTCACCCTCTGGTTCATCGACAGCGACAATCCGGTTGCAGAGCTCGCCTCCCCCACCAATGACGTTGTCGCAGCGCAGAAATTGGCCGAGGCCATCTACGGCGACCGGGTACTGGTCCCATTCGCTGACACCGACCTCGCGACCGCCGCCGCGGCGCAGGACGCCCACGTGTACGCCGGTTGGTACGGGCGACTGGCCGTCATCACCTGTTCGCTGTTCGCGACCACCCAACCATCGACGCTGACCCGGACGATCGCGTCCATCCGACAGAGCTCCGCAGCGACGGTGCTCTACACGGATCCCGAGACGGCGACCGGAACCTTCGCACGGTGGGAGCACGGCGAGCTCCGCAGATCGTTCGGGGCGGATCCGGTCACCATCTTCGAGGATTGCGGACTCCCGTACCCGTTCGAGCGGGAGTTCTGGGCCGGCGAGCACCCCCTCCGTTATGCGCCGGGCGTCGCCCCGGAACCTCTGGCATTGCCGTTTCACCCGCAGCACCTCGCCGAGCAGGCGAATCGGGAATGGCTGGGTTTCCGGTTCACCCGCCCGCGCATCGAAGGTGATCACGATCCGTCGCGAATCCCGGTCACCGCCTTCGCGATTCACCCTGCCGATTACGTACCGGGAGAATCGGATTGGCGGGACTACCGGAGCCGCAGCCAAGTGCCGGTCGAGCAGCGCCCGTCGGACGACACCCCGAATCCCGCACCGCCGGACCACGACCCGGTCCGTCCCACCCGACAACGGGGACGGATCGCCCGCTATTTCGGTTTCGGCAACTGA
- the sepH gene encoding septation protein SepH yields the protein MRELRVIGVEADGTHVICQDPESGEKYRIAADERLRAAARGDISRLGQIEIEMESSLRPREIQARIRAGASVPEVAALAGVPVDKIERFAHPVLLERARATELASMSHPIREDGPSVSTLGEVVAEALTAMGHSQQDVEWDAWKGDDGHWVVQVGWHVGRTDNHAHWRFQPGAHGGTADPLDDLADELTHPEAIPPRRRLTPVATPDLTPHPEVDPVAGTSADGHDEVTVDADRLIDAQRTRGGSQQPGHDEHGTVAIDFGGRDDATWTEPDSRPADASERDDDVAPAATTASGEHTDNQASAPSTKPRRKSRKPAVPAWEDVLLGVRSNGNS from the coding sequence ATGCGTGAGCTACGCGTCATCGGCGTCGAGGCCGACGGCACCCATGTGATCTGCCAGGACCCGGAGTCGGGTGAGAAGTACCGGATCGCGGCCGACGAGCGCCTCCGCGCCGCCGCACGCGGTGACATCTCACGATTGGGGCAGATCGAGATCGAAATGGAAAGCTCACTCAGGCCGCGAGAGATACAGGCCCGCATCCGGGCCGGTGCAAGTGTGCCGGAGGTCGCGGCACTGGCCGGGGTTCCGGTCGACAAGATCGAGCGTTTCGCCCATCCCGTCCTTCTCGAGCGCGCCCGGGCCACCGAGCTGGCCTCGATGTCGCACCCGATCCGCGAAGACGGTCCGTCGGTCTCGACCCTCGGTGAGGTCGTCGCCGAGGCCCTGACCGCGATGGGCCACAGCCAACAGGACGTGGAATGGGACGCCTGGAAGGGCGACGACGGCCACTGGGTGGTGCAGGTGGGTTGGCACGTCGGACGTACCGACAATCACGCCCACTGGCGCTTCCAGCCCGGCGCCCACGGTGGCACGGCCGATCCGCTCGACGACCTGGCCGACGAGCTGACCCATCCCGAGGCCATTCCGCCGCGCCGGCGGCTGACGCCGGTGGCAACCCCGGACCTGACGCCGCACCCCGAGGTCGACCCGGTCGCCGGAACCAGCGCCGACGGTCATGACGAGGTCACCGTCGACGCCGACCGTCTGATCGATGCGCAACGCACCCGCGGTGGATCACAGCAGCCGGGCCACGACGAGCACGGCACGGTCGCCATAGATTTCGGCGGTCGCGACGATGCGACCTGGACAGAGCCCGATTCTCGGCCCGCGGACGCCTCCGAACGCGACGACGACGTGGCGCCTGCGGCGACCACGGCCTCCGGCGAGCACACCGACAACCAGGCCTCCGCCCCGTCGACGAAGCCTCGGCGCAAGTCGCGCAAGCCTGCGGTCCCCGCGTGGGAAGACGTTCTGCTCGGCGTCCGCAGCAACGGCAACAGCTAG
- the serC gene encoding phosphoserine transaminase gives MSDTATAPITIPADLLPSDGRFGCGPSKVRPEQLQSLVDTGASVFGTSHRQAPVKNVVGSIRAGLAELFALPEGYQVVISNGGTTAFWDAAAFGLIKQRSLHLTYGEFSSKFATVAKKAPFLDSPSVISTDPGTAPDPAALTSDDFGGIDLIGWAHNETSTGVAVPVTRPAGSDDALVAIDATSGAGGLSVNIADADVYYFAPQKCFASDGGLWIALMSPKALERVEQIAETDRWCPEFLSLPTAVDNSSKDQTYNTPAVASLLLLDNQIQWMLGQGGLDWCVSRTADSSSRLYQWAEASEFATPFVTDPAQRSQVVGTIDFNDDVDAAAVAKTLRANGVVDTEPYRKLGRNQLRVGMFPAIDPDDITRLTQCIDHVVGAL, from the coding sequence ATGAGTGACACCGCCACCGCACCGATCACGATCCCCGCCGACCTCCTGCCGTCGGACGGCCGCTTCGGTTGCGGTCCGTCCAAGGTGCGCCCCGAACAACTGCAGTCCCTCGTCGACACCGGCGCGTCGGTGTTCGGCACCAGCCACCGCCAGGCGCCGGTGAAGAACGTCGTGGGTTCCATCCGCGCCGGTCTCGCCGAGCTGTTCGCCCTGCCGGAGGGCTACCAGGTGGTCATCTCCAACGGCGGTACCACCGCCTTCTGGGACGCCGCGGCATTCGGCCTCATCAAGCAGCGTTCGCTGCACCTGACCTACGGCGAGTTCTCCTCGAAGTTCGCCACGGTGGCCAAGAAGGCACCGTTCCTGGACTCGCCGTCGGTGATCTCCACCGACCCCGGGACGGCTCCCGACCCGGCTGCGCTGACCTCCGACGACTTCGGTGGCATCGACCTCATCGGGTGGGCACACAACGAGACCTCGACGGGTGTCGCGGTGCCGGTGACCCGGCCCGCAGGCTCGGACGACGCACTGGTGGCCATCGACGCGACCTCGGGCGCCGGCGGTCTGTCGGTGAACATCGCCGACGCCGACGTCTACTACTTCGCGCCGCAGAAATGCTTCGCATCCGACGGCGGTCTGTGGATCGCCCTGATGAGCCCGAAGGCCCTCGAACGGGTCGAGCAGATCGCCGAGACCGACCGGTGGTGCCCGGAGTTCCTCTCGTTGCCGACCGCCGTCGACAACAGCAGCAAGGACCAGACCTACAACACCCCGGCAGTCGCGTCGCTGCTGCTGCTCGACAACCAGATCCAGTGGATGCTCGGCCAGGGCGGCCTCGACTGGTGCGTCTCACGCACCGCCGACAGCAGCTCGCGGCTGTACCAGTGGGCCGAGGCCAGTGAGTTCGCGACGCCGTTCGTCACCGACCCTGCGCAGCGCAGCCAGGTTGTCGGGACGATCGACTTCAACGACGACGTCGATGCCGCCGCAGTCGCGAAGACGCTGCGCGCCAACGGTGTCGTCGACACCGAACCGTACCGCAAGCTCGGCCGCAATCAGCTGCGCGTCGGCATGTTCCCGGCCATCGACCCGGACGACATCACGCGACTCACCCAGTGCATCGACCACGTCGTCGGCGCCCTCTAA
- a CDS encoding TetR/AcrR family transcriptional regulator: MRSMRADDRTTRARLRDTAIEVFARDGFSATVRAIAESAHVSPALVIHHFGSKEKLRAECDAHVLRRTREVNRATVETRPGATAFDGMLAKMDSIDEDGPRIVYLIRSLQAGGDMARALLDHLADDAEETFRGGVAAGTIRPSRDEQARARYMVAQSMGALLVDVVMHPPDDWSDAGAILRSYLDRVVVPATEMAVHGVMADDSLLDAVLAYREEHDGPTT; encoded by the coding sequence ATGCGTTCAATGCGCGCCGATGACCGCACCACCCGGGCCCGTCTGCGCGACACCGCCATCGAGGTGTTCGCCCGTGACGGGTTCTCCGCGACGGTGCGGGCCATCGCCGAGTCGGCGCACGTCAGCCCCGCTCTGGTGATCCATCACTTCGGCAGCAAGGAGAAGCTGCGGGCGGAGTGCGACGCGCATGTGCTGCGGCGCACTCGCGAGGTCAACCGGGCCACCGTCGAAACACGGCCGGGTGCAACGGCTTTCGACGGGATGCTGGCCAAGATGGACTCGATCGACGAGGACGGGCCCCGCATCGTTTACCTCATCCGCAGCCTGCAGGCGGGCGGCGACATGGCGCGAGCGCTCCTCGACCACCTCGCCGACGACGCCGAAGAGACGTTCCGCGGCGGGGTGGCGGCCGGCACGATTCGCCCCTCACGTGACGAGCAGGCAAGGGCGCGTTACATGGTCGCCCAGTCCATGGGTGCGTTGCTGGTGGATGTGGTGATGCATCCGCCGGACGACTGGTCGGACGCGGGCGCAATCCTGCGGTCCTACCTCGACCGCGTGGTGGTCCCCGCCACCGAGATGGCCGTCCACGGCGTCATGGCGGACGACTCCCTGCTCGACGCAGTCCTGGCATACCGAGAGGAACATGATGGCCCGACAACATGA
- a CDS encoding ABC transporter ATP-binding protein has protein sequence MARQHDPVIDVTGLRKRFGSFQALDGLDLQVRAGEVAGFLGPNGAGKSTTIRVVLGMYRQDGGRVRVFGADPLADAVSIHRRLAYVPGDVNLWPQLSGGECIDLLLSLRDLRSESATRKAELIDRFELDPTKKASTYSKGNRQKVALIAALCADTELLILDEPTSGLDPLMTREFADCVAERARTGSAVLMSSHILAEVEELCETVTIIRAGKTVQSGTLAELRHLRRSRVTATVAGDASGLATMPDVHDFESDGDAVSFTVADGGLAAVTTALAGLDVRTLAVEPPSLEELFLHAYGDKEPA, from the coding sequence ATGGCCCGACAACATGATCCGGTGATCGACGTGACCGGACTGCGCAAGCGTTTCGGTTCCTTCCAGGCCCTCGACGGTCTCGACCTGCAGGTGCGTGCCGGCGAGGTTGCCGGTTTCCTCGGTCCCAACGGTGCGGGCAAGTCGACGACGATCCGCGTCGTGCTGGGGATGTACCGGCAGGACGGTGGCCGGGTCCGGGTGTTCGGTGCCGACCCGCTCGCCGACGCGGTGTCGATCCATCGGCGCCTCGCCTACGTGCCGGGTGACGTGAACCTGTGGCCGCAACTCTCGGGCGGTGAATGTATCGACCTGCTGCTGTCGCTGCGCGACCTGCGGAGCGAATCTGCCACGCGCAAGGCCGAACTCATCGATCGATTCGAGCTCGACCCCACCAAGAAGGCGTCGACCTACTCGAAGGGGAACCGGCAGAAGGTCGCGCTGATCGCGGCGTTGTGCGCCGACACCGAGTTGTTGATCCTCGACGAACCGACCTCCGGACTCGACCCGCTGATGACGCGCGAGTTCGCGGACTGTGTCGCCGAACGGGCCCGGACCGGGTCGGCGGTACTCATGTCGAGTCACATTCTCGCCGAGGTCGAGGAGTTGTGCGAGACCGTCACTATCATCCGCGCGGGGAAGACTGTTCAGTCGGGCACCCTCGCCGAGCTGCGGCACCTACGTCGATCGCGCGTGACGGCGACGGTCGCCGGTGATGCGTCGGGTCTGGCCACCATGCCGGACGTGCACGATTTCGAGTCCGACGGCGACGCTGTGAGTTTCACGGTCGCCGACGGTGGTCTGGCCGCGGTCACGACAGCCCTGGCCGGACTGGACGTCCGAACCCTGGCCGTCGAACCGCCGAGCCTCGAGGAGCTGTTCCTGCATGCGTACGGGGACAAGGAGCCGGCGTGA